In Aeromicrobium sp. A1-2, the DNA window CGGCGCGCCTCGGCCAGGTCGTCGCCGATCGCGGTCACCGACAGGATCCGCCCGCCTGCACTCACCAGCTGCCCGTCCTGGACCGCCGTGCCGGCGTGGATGACGTCGACTCCGTCGAGCTCCGCGACCTGGTCCAGGCCACCGATCGGGTCACCCTTGCGGGGCGCCTCCGGATAGCCGTCGGCAGCGACGACGACCGTGACGGAGGACGCCTTCGACCACTGCGGCAGGCCGACCTCGGCGAGCTCACCCGTGGCGGCTCCGAGCAGCAGGGCCGACAGCGGCGTGCGGAGCAGCGCCAGGATCGACTGCGTCTCAGGATCGCCGAATCGCGCGTTGAACTCGATGACCCGCACGCCACGGCTGGTGAGCGCCAGACCCGCGTAGAGCAGACCCTGGAACGGTGTGCCGCGCCTGGCCATCTCCTTGACCGTCGGCACCAGCACCCGGCGGGAGACCTCCGCGACGAGGTCGGCGGGGGCCCAGCTCAGCGGTGTGTACGCGCCCATTCCGCCGGTGTTGGGGCCTTCGTCGTCGTCGTAGGCACGTTTGAAGTCCTGTGCCGGCTGGAGCGGCAGCACCGTCTCGCCGTCGGTGATCGCGAAGAGGGAGACCTCAGGGCCATCGAGGAACTCCTCGATCACGACGGTGCCGCACTGCGCGGCGTGATCGATTGCGGCCTGCCGGTCATCCGTCACGACGACACCCTTGCCGGCCGCCAGCGCATCGTCCTTGACGACGTACGGCGGGCCGAACGCGTCGAGCGCGTCGATGACCTGCTCGGCGGTCTCGCACACGTGGGCCATCGCGGTCGGGACTTCGGCGGCGGCCATGACCTGCTTGGCGAACGCCTTGGAACCCTCGAGCTGGGCCGCCTCGGGGGACGGCCCGAAACAGGCGATGCCGGCGGCCCGCACGTCGTCGGCGACTCCCGCGACGAGTGGCGCCTCGGGTCCGATCACGACGAGGTCGGCGCCGATCGCGGTGGCCAGGGCTGCCACCGCGGGCCCGTCCATCGGGTCGACTTCATGCAGGGTCGCGACCTCGGCGATACCGGGATTGCCCGGGGCCGCGTGGACCTCGGTGACCTGCGGGTCTCTGGACAGCGCGAGGGCCAGGGCGTGCTCGCGGCCGCCGGTGCCGATGACGAGTGTCTTCACGGAGGTCGAGCCTATCGGCACGCCGGGTGCGCCCCACCCTGCGGCGGGGCGCTCACCTGACGGCCGCGCGAGGAATGCCCACTCTGCTCAGAGCAGGGCGTGACGCTCGATCGACTGCTCGCGGTCCGGTCCGACGCCGATCGTCGAGATCCGTGCACCCGAGATCTTCTCGAGCGCCAACACGTACTCCTGGGCCGTCTTCGGCAGGTCCTCGAACGTCCGCGCGCCGGAGATGTCCTCGGTCCAGCCCGGGAAGTACTCGTAGATCGGCTTGGCGTGGTGGAAGCCGGTTTGCGTCATCGGCATCTCGTCGACCCGCTCGCCGTCGACGTCGTACGCGACACACACCGGGATCTGGTCCCAGCCGGTCAGCACGTCGAGCTTGGTGAGGACGAAGTCCGTGACGCCGTTGATGCGTGCGGCGTAGCGCGCGATCGGGGCGTCGTACCAGCCGCAGCGCCGGGGGCGACCCGTCGTGGTGCCGAACTCGGCGCCGTTCTTGCGCAACCGCGCTCCGTCGCCGTCCTCGTCGAACAGCTCGGTCGGGAACGGGCCCTCGCCGACGCGCGTCGCGTAGGCCTTGACGATGCCGATCACGCGAGTGATCTCGGTCGGCGCAATGCCTGATCCGGTGCACGCACCACCCGTCGTCGCGGACGACGAGGTCACGAACGGGTAGGTGCCGTGGTCGACATCCAGCAGCGTCGCCTGGCCAGCCTCCAGCAGGACGGTCTTGCCCTTGCCCAGCGCCTCGTGCAGCAGCAGCGGGGTGTCGGCGACCATCGGCGCGAGTCGATCGACGTACGACAGCAGCTCCTCGACGATCTCGTCGACCTCGACCGCGCGGCGGTTGTAGACCTTGGTCAGGACCTGGTTCTTGAGCTCGAGCGCGCCTTCGACCTTCTGGCGCAGGATCTTCTCGTCGAACAGGTCCTGGATGCGGATGCCCAGCCGGTTCATCTTGTCGGCATACGTCGGGCCGATGCCGCGCCCCGTCGTGCCGATCTTGCGGCTGCCGAGGAACCGCTCGGCGACCTTGTCCAGCGTGCGGTTGTAGTCGGCAATGACGTGCGCATTGGCGCTGACCACGAGCTTGGACGTGTCGATCCCGCGCTCCTCGAGCCCGTCGATCTCCTCGAACAGGACCTTGAGGTCGACCACGACGCCGTTGCCGATCACCGGGACGCAGCCCGGGCTCAGGATGCCGCTGGGCAACAGGTGCAGCGCGTACTTCTGGTCGCCGATGACGACGGTGTGGCCGGCGTTGTTGCCGCCGTTGAACTTGACCACATAGTCGACCCGGCTGCCCAGGATGTCGGTGGCCTTGCCTTTGCCTTCGTCGCCCCACTGGGCTCCGACGATGACGACTGCGGGCATGGATGGCACCCCTCACACATGCGACAAGCCCCGTTCTTGCGGGGCTCTTACCACGGCAGTCTAGGGCATTCGGCCAGAATCGGCGGCCTTCAGGTGGCCTGGCGAGCCCGATAGGCGGCGACCGCGGCCCGATTGCCGCAGGCCGTGCTGCAGAAGCGGCGGGACCGGTTG includes these proteins:
- the purD gene encoding phosphoribosylamine--glycine ligase translates to MKTLVIGTGGREHALALALSRDPQVTEVHAAPGNPGIAEVATLHEVDPMDGPAVAALATAIGADLVVIGPEAPLVAGVADDVRAAGIACFGPSPEAAQLEGSKAFAKQVMAAAEVPTAMAHVCETAEQVIDALDAFGPPYVVKDDALAAGKGVVVTDDRQAAIDHAAQCGTVVIEEFLDGPEVSLFAITDGETVLPLQPAQDFKRAYDDDEGPNTGGMGAYTPLSWAPADLVAEVSRRVLVPTVKEMARRGTPFQGLLYAGLALTSRGVRVIEFNARFGDPETQSILALLRTPLSALLLGAATGELAEVGLPQWSKASSVTVVVAADGYPEAPRKGDPIGGLDQVAELDGVDVIHAGTAVQDGQLVSAGGRILSVTAIGDDLAEARRRAYAGVDLIDIRGSHHRTDIALAAEQGTMES
- a CDS encoding adenylosuccinate synthase, which codes for MPAVVIVGAQWGDEGKGKATDILGSRVDYVVKFNGGNNAGHTVVIGDQKYALHLLPSGILSPGCVPVIGNGVVVDLKVLFEEIDGLEERGIDTSKLVVSANAHVIADYNRTLDKVAERFLGSRKIGTTGRGIGPTYADKMNRLGIRIQDLFDEKILRQKVEGALELKNQVLTKVYNRRAVEVDEIVEELLSYVDRLAPMVADTPLLLHEALGKGKTVLLEAGQATLLDVDHGTYPFVTSSSATTGGACTGSGIAPTEITRVIGIVKAYATRVGEGPFPTELFDEDGDGARLRKNGAEFGTTTGRPRRCGWYDAPIARYAARINGVTDFVLTKLDVLTGWDQIPVCVAYDVDGERVDEMPMTQTGFHHAKPIYEYFPGWTEDISGARTFEDLPKTAQEYVLALEKISGARISTIGVGPDREQSIERHALL